The Elusimicrobiales bacterium genome includes the window AGCCGGCGCTGAAACAGTTCGCGTTATCTGGATGGGAATTTCATAAAAGGAAAGTCCGGATAATCTGTGAAAATCTGTGATCAATCTGTGGAAAAAACGCCGTTTCGCGCGGGACCATGCGCGGCAGCAGTTTAACTTGAACGGAGCGTGAAATGAAAACATATCGCGGGGCAATTGTCGGGTTCGGGGCGGTGGTGGAGAAGGGGCATGTGCCGGCTTTCGCGCACAAAAGCGCGCGGTTTGAGATTGTTGCTGTCGCCGACCAGTCCCCCGCCCGGCTTGAAGCGGCAAAAACGCATTACCCGTCGGCAAAATTCTACGGCAATCTTAAAAAGTTGCTTAAGGCGGAGCGCGGGCTGGATTTCGCCGTCGTCGGCACGCCGCCGCTGTATCACGCGAAGCTTTCGGCACAATGCCTTAAAGCGGGGCTGAACGTCCTGTGTGAAAAGCCGCTGGTGTTCAAATTCCGCGAGGCCAAAAAGCTGGCGGAGCTGGCAAAACGGCAGGACCGCTGCCTGTTCACCGTGCATAACTGGAAAAACGCGCCACCCATAGCCAAAGCGCTGGAACTGGTGAAATCCGGCGCAATCGGCGAGGTCCATCATGTTGAACTGCATGTGCTGAGAAGCAAGGCCGCCGCCACGGCGGGCGGCGACAACTGGCGCGAAAACCCCGCGCTCTCCGGCGGCGGCATTATGATGGACCACGGCTGGCACAATTTCTATCTCGCCCGCGCCTTCGCGGGGCAGGAACCGCTGTCCATTAAGGCCGCGCTGCGCCGCCCTGCGGAAAACTGCGCCGAGGACTGCGCCTCCTGCCTGATTGACTTCGGCGGCGCGACCGCGCTGGTTTATCTGACCTGGCGCAGCCCCATAAGGAAAAATCTCATCATCGTGTACGGCTCAAAAGGCAATATCGCGGTGCAGGACAGCGATGTAATACTGGAAACGCCCTCCGGCAGCCAGACTTTTGCGACGGGAGACAAGCTCTCCGGCGGCTCCGCGCATCCGGTATGGATGGCCGGCCTGCTGGACGATTTCGCCGCAGAGCTGGACACCCCCGCACTGCGCGGCGAAAACATGAAGGAGGCGCTGGCCTGCGCCGCGCTTGCCGAACAGGGCTATAAATCCGCCGGAACCTGCGCCGCAAAGCGCATTGCGCTGACGGCGTAGCGGCCGCGCGGCGGCGCGCGGTTGACAATGCAGGTGCAGCGTTGTAAACTTTCGCTATGGCAGCCAGGGTAAGAATCACCAATATACAGTTGTGGATAGTGTCGGCGGCCGTTATATCGTCTCTGACACTGGGGCTGGTTTACTGGATAACCCGCAGCGATTATGACGGCGGCAGGCGGGAGCGCGCCCAGATAAAATTCGTCAGCAACGACGAGATGGCGGCCAAGCTGGCCGCCGCCAACCGCGCAGCCGAGCCGGAATCCGCTGCCGCGGTGAAGGCAAGCTCCTCCAGCCTTAACATGATGCCTTTTTACGGCAAGAAATCCCTCGCCTCCGCCACGGATGACGCGGCGCAGCGCGCCGCCGTCATGCGGGCGCTGGTCAACTGGAAAAAGGCCTGCCGCGCCGGCGCGGGAGTAACCGACGCCGCCATAAGGCTGCTGTCCGCCCCCAGCCTTTTTGAGGCGTTCGTGAACGACAAATATGTGGCAAAACTGTTCCTCGCCAGAATAAAGGAGGCGCAGCTTTACAATGACCCCCAGTCTCTGGTGAACTATATCTCCCATTCCAAGGAAATGGCCACCTTAACCGCCACCTACTCCGTTCAGACCGCCGCGGCGGACAGCCGCATGGCGGCAATAATCTGCTCCAGCCTGCTTGTCAGAACGGCGGTTAAAATACCTTCGATGCAAGGTCTCGCCTACGACCCCGACCTGTTCGCTTCGCTGGTGCGCAAGAACGTGGGGCTGGTGTCGCTGCTGACAAATCCCACACTTGTCGCCACCATGCGCGATAACAAGGACACCTCCGTATTCGCAGACCTGGCGGCCAATGCCGCCATATTCGCCTCCACGCCCGGACAGGATAAACCGGAGACCGCGCCCTCCGCCAAGGC containing:
- a CDS encoding Gfo/Idh/MocA family oxidoreductase; the protein is MKTYRGAIVGFGAVVEKGHVPAFAHKSARFEIVAVADQSPARLEAAKTHYPSAKFYGNLKKLLKAERGLDFAVVGTPPLYHAKLSAQCLKAGLNVLCEKPLVFKFREAKKLAELAKRQDRCLFTVHNWKNAPPIAKALELVKSGAIGEVHHVELHVLRSKAAATAGGDNWRENPALSGGGIMMDHGWHNFYLARAFAGQEPLSIKAALRRPAENCAEDCASCLIDFGGATALVYLTWRSPIRKNLIIVYGSKGNIAVQDSDVILETPSGSQTFATGDKLSGGSAHPVWMAGLLDDFAAELDTPALRGENMKEALACAALAEQGYKSAGTCAAKRIALTA